In Candidatus Acetothermia bacterium, one DNA window encodes the following:
- a CDS encoding fructose-1,6-bisphosphatase, which produces MNEITLSAIKADVGSVGGHLTPSWEMLARVKEFLSREGGGILIDHHVTHLGDDICLLLSHREGVGSREVHKLAWEAFKMGARIAREAGLYGAGQDLLRDAFSGNVRGLGPGVAELSFLERPGEAFLLLLADKTSPGALNLPLYLAFADPMHCSGLILSPSLGQGFRFTVMDVAHTKADRVIELDAPEDLYDLAALLRDNDRFVIEKIHARASGDQAVACSTTRLTAIAGRYVGKDDPVAIVRVQKDFPATGEVLAPFALVHYVPGFMRGSHIGPLMPVRAGTPVSYFDGPPQVMALAFSCHGGRLSDPVDAFDHPFWDRIRDQAAEKSLEIRRQGFFGPAMLGMAELEYTGIADRLKALEARFAVRA; this is translated from the coding sequence GTGAACGAGATTACGCTCTCGGCGATCAAGGCCGATGTGGGCAGCGTCGGCGGGCATCTCACCCCGTCTTGGGAGATGTTGGCCCGGGTCAAGGAGTTCCTGTCGCGCGAGGGAGGCGGTATCCTGATCGATCACCACGTGACCCACCTCGGGGACGACATCTGCCTCCTCCTTTCCCATCGGGAGGGGGTGGGGAGCCGCGAGGTGCACAAGCTGGCGTGGGAGGCGTTCAAGATGGGGGCGCGGATCGCCCGGGAGGCAGGGTTATACGGCGCCGGCCAGGATCTCCTCCGGGACGCGTTCTCCGGCAACGTGCGCGGCCTCGGGCCGGGGGTGGCCGAGCTTTCGTTCCTCGAACGCCCTGGCGAGGCGTTCCTCCTGCTCCTCGCCGACAAGACCTCCCCGGGGGCGCTGAACCTCCCCCTGTACCTGGCGTTCGCCGATCCGATGCACTGTTCCGGCCTGATCCTGTCCCCATCCTTGGGGCAGGGGTTCCGGTTCACGGTGATGGACGTGGCCCATACCAAGGCCGACCGGGTGATCGAACTCGATGCCCCGGAAGATCTGTACGATCTGGCCGCCCTCCTTCGTGATAACGACCGGTTCGTGATCGAGAAGATCCACGCCCGAGCAAGCGGGGACCAGGCGGTGGCCTGTTCTACCACGCGCCTCACCGCCATCGCCGGCCGCTACGTGGGCAAGGACGACCCGGTAGCCATCGTGCGGGTACAGAAGGACTTCCCCGCCACCGGCGAAGTGCTGGCTCCCTTTGCCCTCGTCCATTACGTGCCCGGGTTCATGCGCGGGAGCCACATCGGGCCCTTGATGCCGGTGCGCGCAGGCACCCCGGTGTCCTACTTCGACGGCCCACCTCAGGTCATGGCCCTCGCCTTCTCCTGTCACGGTGGGCGCCTCTCCGATCCGGTGGATGCGTTCGACCATCCGTTTTGGGACCGGATCAGAGACCAGGCGGCGGAGAAGTCCCTGGAGATCCGGCGCCAAGGGTTCTTCGGCCCGGCCATGCTCGGAATGGCCGAGCTCGAGTACACCGGGATCGCGGACCGGCTGAAGGCGCTCGAGGCGCGGTTTGCCGTGCGTGCGTGA
- a CDS encoding (2Fe-2S)-binding protein: MTIQFRLNGRPVAVDVPPGRRLLDLLREDLGLTGAKEGCGEGECGACTVVVDGKPRLACLTAAVQVEGKDVLTIEGLSEAGQLDLLQEAFIETAGVQCGFCTPGLVMAAYALLRENPRPTRDEVRAYLSGNLCRCTGYAQVVEAVLRAAEKACPR; encoded by the coding sequence ATGACGATCCAGTTCAGGCTGAACGGGCGTCCGGTGGCGGTGGACGTGCCACCGGGGCGCCGCCTCCTCGACCTCCTGCGCGAGGACCTGGGCCTCACCGGGGCGAAGGAGGGATGCGGGGAGGGGGAATGCGGGGCGTGCACGGTGGTGGTGGACGGAAAGCCCCGCCTGGCCTGCCTCACCGCCGCCGTCCAGGTGGAGGGGAAGGACGTCCTGACCATCGAGGGTTTGAGCGAGGCCGGCCAGCTGGATCTTCTGCAGGAGGCGTTCATCGAGACGGCAGGCGTGCAATGCGGGTTCTGCACGCCGGGTCTCGTCATGGCCGCGTATGCCCTCCTCCGGGAGAACCCACGGCCTACGCGGGACGAGGTGCGGGCGTATCTGTCCGGCAACCTATGTCGGTGTACCGGGTACGCGCAGGTGGTGGAGGCGGTGCTGCGGGCGGCGGAGAAGGCCTGCCCCCGGTGA
- a CDS encoding NTP transferase domain-containing protein translates to MTGVVLAAGAGRRMKEMRSSEGDPALLGRPKLLLLLDGRPLLAWVLSLVERLPLAERVIVLGAEAQAIRQALFPPHPGPLPQGGEGGGRWRIVINEDWPEGIGASLRRAAEEVEGGMLLFLGDMPWVPEAGARAVLARAGDRPVALSYRGQRGFPVYLPPSLGPGLLVLAGDVGARDLLADCELIPWDDPGVIRDVDVADDLGQPQRCLRRSCL, encoded by the coding sequence GTGACCGGGGTCGTGCTCGCCGCCGGGGCCGGCCGCCGCATGAAAGAGATGCGGAGCTCCGAAGGGGATCCAGCTCTCCTGGGGCGGCCCAAGCTTCTTTTGCTGCTCGATGGGCGGCCGCTCCTCGCGTGGGTGCTAAGCCTCGTGGAACGGCTGCCCCTTGCGGAGCGGGTGATCGTCCTCGGGGCCGAGGCCCAAGCGATCCGTCAAGCGTTGTTCCCCCCTCACCCCGGCCCTCTCCCGCAAGGGGGAGAGGGAGGGGGGAGGTGGCGGATCGTGATCAACGAGGATTGGCCCGAGGGGATTGGGGCCTCGCTCAGGCGAGCGGCGGAGGAGGTGGAGGGAGGGATGCTCCTGTTCCTCGGGGACATGCCGTGGGTGCCGGAGGCCGGGGCACGGGCCGTGCTCGCGCGGGCCGGGGACCGGCCGGTGGCGCTCTCCTACCGTGGGCAGCGGGGGTTCCCGGTGTACCTTCCCCCTTCGCTCGGGCCGGGGCTTCTCGTGCTTGCGGGCGATGTGGGCGCCCGGGATCTTTTGGCCGACTGTGAGCTGATCCCGTGGGACGACCCCGGGGTGATCCGGGACGTGGACGTGGCCGACGACCTTGGGCAACCTCAACGATGTCTGCGACGTTCGTGTTTGTGA
- the thrC gene encoding threonine synthase, which translates to MGEPIAFRCVGCGREYDPWSVDYACPRCGPLSGTLEVLYDYRALARRLVPGSFAETRRNSLWRYEELLPVGVEYAVPLRPGWTPLYECPTLAAELGLGALWIKDDTLNPTASCKDRGTAVAVAAARKLGRDACACASTGNAATSLAGFCAAAGIPCYIFVPKNAPRPKVAQLLAFGAMVFVVDGTYGEAYELAIQAADRFGWYNRSDGWNPMVVEGNKTGALEVWEQIGGDPLDFALVAAGDGSVVSGICKGFQELVKVGLADRVPRVYGVQAAGAAAIAHAFERHEQGRPILPAEERADTVADSIRVGTPRDVVKAVRCVAATGGGFVTVTDDEIVSGVQELARRAGVFAEPAGAAPCAGLLRLLRDGAVPEGAKVVLFITGSGLKDPEGALRGLPEPTLIPPRIEAVAEAVGE; encoded by the coding sequence ATGGGTGAGCCGATCGCGTTCCGCTGTGTGGGTTGTGGCCGAGAGTACGACCCGTGGTCGGTGGACTACGCCTGCCCCCGGTGCGGGCCCTTGAGCGGGACGCTGGAGGTGCTCTACGACTACCGGGCCCTGGCCAGGCGCCTTGTCCCCGGGAGCTTCGCCGAGACGCGGCGGAACTCGCTGTGGCGGTACGAGGAGCTCCTCCCGGTAGGGGTGGAGTACGCGGTGCCCCTGCGGCCGGGGTGGACCCCGCTCTACGAGTGCCCGACTTTGGCCGCCGAGCTCGGCCTTGGGGCGCTGTGGATCAAGGACGACACCCTCAACCCCACCGCCTCCTGCAAGGATCGGGGCACGGCGGTGGCGGTGGCCGCGGCGAGGAAGCTCGGTCGGGATGCGTGCGCCTGCGCCTCCACCGGGAATGCGGCCACGTCCCTCGCCGGGTTCTGCGCTGCGGCCGGGATCCCCTGCTACATCTTCGTTCCCAAGAACGCCCCCCGCCCCAAGGTCGCTCAGCTCCTCGCGTTCGGGGCGATGGTGTTCGTCGTGGATGGCACCTACGGCGAGGCCTATGAGCTCGCGATCCAAGCTGCAGACCGGTTTGGGTGGTACAACCGCTCCGATGGGTGGAACCCGATGGTGGTGGAGGGGAACAAGACCGGGGCCCTCGAGGTGTGGGAGCAGATCGGCGGGGACCCCCTGGACTTCGCCCTGGTGGCCGCAGGGGATGGGTCGGTGGTGTCCGGGATCTGCAAGGGGTTCCAGGAGCTGGTGAAGGTGGGGCTGGCCGACCGGGTGCCCCGGGTGTACGGGGTGCAGGCGGCCGGGGCGGCGGCCATCGCCCATGCCTTTGAGCGCCACGAACAGGGCCGGCCGATCCTCCCCGCGGAGGAGCGGGCGGACACGGTGGCCGACTCGATCCGGGTCGGTACGCCCCGCGACGTGGTGAAGGCGGTGCGCTGCGTGGCCGCCACCGGCGGTGGGTTTGTCACCGTGACCGACGACGAGATCGTGTCCGGGGTCCAGGAGCTGGCCCGCCGGGCCGGGGTGTTCGCCGAGCCGGCCGGGGCCGCCCCATGCGCCGGGCTCCTCCGGCTCCTGCGCGACGGGGCCGTGCCGGAAGGGGCGAAGGTGGTCCTGTTCATCACCGGGTCCGGGCTTAAGGACCCGGAGGGGGCGCTGCGAGGGCTCCCCGAGCCCACCCTGATCCCGCCGCGGATCGAGGCGGTGGCGGAGGCGGTGGGCGAATGA
- a CDS encoding xanthine dehydrogenase family protein subunit M, which yields MVRRTGLAEIVRPRDLAEAVCLVAEGGKPLAGGTDVFVRLRKGVERPPFLVYIGDLPELRRVSVGESKVEIGAAATHAEILASPAAARLPILRLALETIGSPAIRAMGTLGGNLANASPAGDGLIPLYLLEARVNLVGPDGERALPVEEFVLGPGKTALRPGELIRSLYLPFPEGAPRAYFRKVGRRRALIIAIASLGALLWLRDGTIERARLALGSVAPTVVRPREVEAALTGRPLAPDALADLVETLSAATRPISDLRASADYRRTVAGRLLLDLACALSPGG from the coding sequence GTGGTGCGTAGAACCGGTCTGGCGGAGATCGTGAGGCCGCGGGACCTCGCCGAGGCGGTGTGCCTGGTCGCCGAGGGGGGGAAACCCCTCGCCGGGGGCACGGACGTATTCGTGCGGCTGCGGAAGGGGGTCGAGCGCCCGCCGTTCTTGGTGTACATTGGGGACCTCCCCGAGCTGCGCCGGGTCTCGGTGGGCGAAAGCAAGGTCGAGATCGGGGCCGCGGCCACCCACGCCGAGATCCTCGCCTCCCCGGCCGCAGCGCGGCTCCCCATCCTCAGGCTGGCCCTGGAGACCATCGGCTCCCCGGCCATTCGGGCCATGGGGACCCTGGGCGGGAACCTGGCCAACGCCTCCCCGGCCGGGGATGGCCTTATCCCCCTGTACCTCCTCGAGGCGCGGGTGAACTTGGTGGGACCGGACGGGGAGCGGGCGCTGCCGGTGGAGGAGTTCGTCCTCGGCCCTGGGAAAACGGCCCTGCGGCCGGGGGAACTCATCCGTTCCCTGTACCTGCCGTTCCCCGAGGGGGCACCTCGGGCGTACTTCCGCAAGGTGGGACGCCGGCGGGCCCTGATCATCGCCATCGCTTCCCTTGGGGCCCTCCTCTGGCTGCGGGATGGCACGATCGAGCGGGCGCGCCTCGCCCTGGGATCGGTCGCCCCCACCGTGGTCCGACCGCGGGAGGTGGAGGCGGCGCTGACCGGGCGGCCTCTGGCCCCGGACGCCCTCGCCGACCTGGTGGAGACGCTGTCCGCGGCCACCCGGCCCATCTCCGACCTCCGGGCCTCGGCCGACTACCGCAGGACGGTAGCCGGCCGGCTGCTCCTGGACCTGGCCTGCGCCCTTTCTCCGGGCGGTTAG
- the hpt gene encoding hypoxanthine phosphoribosyltransferase: MLNTIERVIISVDEIGQRVRELGAQISADYRAGAGRDPHRRPLLVVGLLKGAMPFMADLIRAMDIPLEYDFMAVSSYRNGTSPGEVRILKDLDCAIGRRDLLIVEDIVDTGRTLHRILKGLSAREPATLRVCTLLDKPHRREVEVPVDYVGFVLPENLFVVGYGLDYAELYRNLPFIGVLKRREA; the protein is encoded by the coding sequence ATGCTGAACACGATCGAGCGGGTGATCATTTCGGTCGACGAGATCGGCCAGCGGGTGCGGGAGCTCGGGGCCCAGATCTCCGCGGACTACCGCGCCGGGGCCGGGCGCGACCCCCACCGGCGGCCGCTCTTGGTGGTGGGCCTCCTCAAGGGGGCGATGCCGTTCATGGCCGACCTCATCCGGGCCATGGACATCCCCCTCGAGTACGACTTCATGGCCGTCTCGAGCTACCGCAACGGCACCAGTCCCGGGGAGGTGCGGATCCTCAAGGACCTCGACTGCGCCATTGGCCGCCGTGATCTCCTCATCGTCGAGGACATCGTGGACACCGGCCGGACCCTCCACCGCATCCTGAAGGGCCTCTCCGCCCGGGAGCCGGCCACGCTCCGGGTGTGCACGCTTCTGGACAAGCCGCATCGGCGGGAGGTGGAGGTGCCGGTGGACTACGTGGGGTTCGTGCTGCCGGAGAACCTGTTCGTGGTGGGGTATGGGCTCGACTACGCCGAGCTCTACCGGAACCTGCCGTTCATCGGCGTGCTCAAAAGGCGTGAGGCGTAA